From Vigna unguiculata cultivar IT97K-499-35 chromosome 5, ASM411807v1, whole genome shotgun sequence, the proteins below share one genomic window:
- the LOC114183654 gene encoding protein trichome birefringence-like 41, giving the protein MRERGFFFLFFSLLLLALKVRGSGYAENGDFFTGTWVLDESYPLYQPSTCPFIEREFRCEGNGRPDLIYTHYRWHPLASKFLRFDGRDFLEKMRGKSIMFVGDSLSRNQWQSLTCLLHSAVPNSNYTLDRVGDVSIFTLTEYKVKVMLDRNVYLVDVVKEKIGRVLKLDSIEGSKLWQGIDTLIFNTWHWWYRRGPTQPWDYIQVGNKIIKDMDRMKAFEEALKTWGKWVDTNVDPTKVKVFFQGISPSHYNGSLWNEPSAKTCIRQKTPVPGSTYPGGLPPAVAVLKGVLRTIKTPVTLLDITTLSLLRKDGHPSIYGLGGATAMDCSHWCLPGVPDTWNEILYNLI; this is encoded by the exons ATGAGGGAGCGtggtttcttctttttgttcttcTCCCTGCTTCTTCTTGCGTTGAAGGTGAGAGGTTCAGGTTATGCTGAGAATGGTGATTTTTTCACGGGCACATGGGTGCTAGATGAATCGTACCCGCTCTATCAGCCGTCCACGTGTCCCTTCATCGAGCGCGAGTTCAGGTGCGAAGGGAATGGACGGCCTGATCTGATTTACACCCATTATCGATGGCACCCACTTGCCAGCAAATTTCTCAG ATTTGATGGGCGAGATTTTCTGGAAAAGATGAGAGGGAAGAGCATCATGTTCGTCGGAGATTCGCTGAGCAGGAATCAATGGCAGTCTTTGACTTGTTTGCTTCATTCAGCAGTTCCCAATTCAAATTATACTTTGGATAGAGTCGGAGATGTTTCAATTTTCACATTAACG GAGTATAAGGTTAAAGTGATGCTAGATAGGAACGTGTATCTGGTTGACGttgtgaaagagaaaatagggaGAGTGTTGAAGCTCGATTCAATAGAAGGAAGCAAACTGTGGCAGGGGATTGATACGCTTATCTTCAACACATGGCACTGGTGGTACCGAAGAGGACCCACTCAACC ATGGGACTATATCCAAGTGggaaataaaatcataaaagacATGGATCGGATGAAGGCGTTTGAAGAAGCACTTAAGACATGGGGTAAATGGGTTGACACCAACGTTGACCCTACAAAAGTGAAGGTCTTCTTTCAAGGAATTTCTCCTTCTCACTACAA TGGCAGCCTATGGAATGAGCCAAGTGCAAAGACCTGCATCCGGCAGAAGACACCGGTGCCGGGATCAACCTATCCCGGCGGATTGCCGCCGGCGGTGGCGGTGCTAAAGGGTGTGCTGAGAACAATAAAAACACCGGTGACACTGCTTGACATCACAACCCTATCACTGCTTAGAAAAGATGGACACCCTTCCATTTATGGGCTAGGTGGAGCTACAGCAATGGATTGCAGCCATTGGTGTCTTCCTGGTGTTCCTGACACTTGGAATGAAATACTTTACAACCTTATTTGA